The Anabaena sp. PCC 7108 region TTAGAAACTCTTTTTGGTTCTAGAGTTGAATTACTTTACAGCAATTCTGCTCATATTGAAGCCGCAGTTAAGGAAGCTGATTTACTCATTGGTGCAGTTCTTGTCTTGGGACGGAAAGCTCCAACTTTAGTATCCCGCGAGTTAGTTAAACAAATGCACGCTGGTTCGGTAATTGTGGATGTTGCTGTTGACCAAGGTGGATGTGTAGAAACATTACACGCTACATCTCACACCAATCCAGTATATATTGATGAGGGAGTGGTACATTATGGTGTTCCTAATATGCCAGGGGCAGTACCTTGGACAGCAACTCAAGCACTCAATAACAGTACTTTACCTTATGTTGCACAGTTAGCTAATTTGGGAATTAAGGCTTTGGATGTGAATCCAGCTTTGGCTAAGGGTTTAAATGTGCAGAATGGCCGTTTGGTACATCCGGCTGTACAAGAGGTTTTTCCTGATTTGGTCAGTTAATCGTCAGCTTTTTTGCGCGGATGGGTGGGTGTAAAATTTAGATGTTGTCAAATAATGGCTGTATCTCTTGATGGGCTTGGCTTTGCGGCTATTAATGTTGATGAACCATCCGCGCACCTTACACTGACTGGGTTTCAGCGTTTTTTGTTCTTGACACAATTCCTGGAATGGACTATGATGACCATGCTCGCGCAATCGAACCTTGAAAACCAAATACACAAAGGCTTTCAGCTTCCCGCTATTGCAATTTTCATTACTCCCTATTAGGGATTGAAACTATTTAACCATCATTACTATTGATGGGCAGAACAAATTGCAATTTTCATTACTCCCTATTAGGGATTGAAACATAGCTGCATTTACATTCTGTGCCTACCAACCCCGGAGGATTGCAATTTTCATTACTCCCTATTAGGGATTGAAACCTGTGCAATTACCAAAGAATCAAATAATTCACCAGTATCATTGCAATTTTCATTACTCCCTATTAGGGATTGAAACTCTTTGATTATTTGGGTAGGTAAGTTAAGCTACGCAATTGCAATTTTCATTACTCCCTATTAGGGATTGAAACTCCGATGTTTCAGGACTCATCAAAAAGATATCTATTAGTTATTGCAATTTTCATTACTCCCTATTAGGGATTGAAACGCCACCAATCGAGATGAGATTGACGAAATGCTTGCTAGGTATTGCAATTTTCATTACTCCCTATTAGGGATTGAAACGCTGCGATCGCACTTGAGACACTTTTACTACTATTGCAATTTTCATTACTCCCTATTAGGGATTGAAACTGAAACTACGGCATTATATGAAGCTTGGAACGGCAAAATTGCAATTTTCATTACTCCCTATTAGGGATTGAAACTGCAATTTTGGCTTGTTCTTGCTCAAATTCAAATTATTGCAATTTTCATTACTCCCTATTAGGGATTGAAACACAAACTACAATCCAAATTTTTCTAGAGCGAAAAATTCATTGCAATTTTCATTACTCCCTATTAGGGATTGAAACAATTGGTGTAGTTAGTCCTGGATCAGAAATAGCTAAATTGCAATTTTCATTACTCCCTATTAGGGATTGAAACAACTAATCATCTAATAATCCTTCTACTAAATCCTCAAGTAATTGCAATTTTCATTACTCCCTATTAGGGATTGAAACGCATCCAGACTCATAACCAGGAATCCAGAAAGGACAAATTGCAATTTTCATTACTCCCTATTAGGGATTGAAACTTATGGTTGGAGATTTTGGAGGTAATTTATCTTTATTGCAATTTTCATTACTCCCTATTAGGGATTGAAACTCTTGAGAATTCATGACGGATTCTATTTGCATATTGCAATTTTCATTACTCCCTATTAGGGATTGAAACAGCTATGTTTATGAATAATTTTTTTAATGGCATAGCTACCACGCAAGCTATCATACAAAATTAGTATTACAAGAGAGAAATTCTCGACGATGCAACGGTTTAACTAAGCGCAAAGCATACAAAATATAATATATTTTAACTAACTTAATCTATATTAATTGCAACTTATAAGCGCAGAATATCCTGTTACACAAAATTGGAATAAATACAGAAATTAAGAGATTATGGAAATAATTGCAGGTATTTCATAGAGGATCAAGTCATCCATGAATAAATCATTAGATCCAACACTATCAACTCAAATAGCAGAAAGCATCAAAAGTAAAGCTAAAAAGCCCTTTGAAAATGCTTATAAAGCAGCCTTAGTAACTGAGGATTCAAGGTATGTTCAAGGTTTTTTAGTATTAACTGGTCAGCCATATAAACCAGTTGAACATGGTTGGATTGAGTTAGGTGATATTATTATTGACCCCACTTTTCCTTATCTGCAAAGAAATCCTGAAAATATTTGGTATTTTCCGGCTCAAAGTCTGACTATTAAAAAACTAAAAGCCATAATTGAAGAATCAAAAGAAGATTATCCAGAAGATGATCCTTTGCCAATTTATGGTAAAGCACCTTATGAATATTATGGTGATGTCATGTTAGGTGATCATGAATATTTGATAGCTTATCAAGCCGCTGAAGAAAAATGTCGAGAAATTAATCGATTAAATATTGATAAAAATTAAAACCTTGTAATTAGGGCTTCAGTTAAGAAACTTAAATGTAGGTTAATTCAAGGAACGCATAGCGTACCGTAGGCATAACCCAACATTTATAAGACTTACGCAAGTGTCACACCAAAAATCTATTGTAGGGTGATTGTAGGGTGATTGTAGGGTGCGTCAGACTCCATAAATCTGGTAAATAAACAGATTTTTGATATCTGACACACCTTACCAATGTGCCAGTTGCATAAGTCGTGATTTATAAGCATTTGTTGGGTAATTCAATAAAAGAAGCGATCGCAGTTCCGTTCTTAATAGATGTGCGATCGCTCTAATGAATTGATACCTAGCCAAAGGAATCAATCACAATCATTATATCGCCCATACTGTAATATCCGGGTGCAGTGTTAACCCCATCAGGTGTCTCACCCCGCATCTACCTCTATACTAAACACGGTGAGAACATGGACTTTTGCAAGATTACGAAAAACCTGAATGTGTAGGGGTTTAGCAGTGCTAAACCCCTATCTATAGAATTAAATGATTAAACCGTTTTGAGTATAATTTAACTTAAACAAGTCTACGTTTAACTTCTGCGGCTAAATCCACCAAAGCCACTTCTACCTGTTCACCTGATTTCAAATCCTTCAAAGATGATTTTTCCGCTGCGGCTTCATCAGCACCAATAATTACACAAAATTGAATTCCTTGTTTATCTGCGGCTTGAAATTGTTTACCCAAAGGACGTTTTTCAAAATTAGTAACAACATTAATTCCGGCTTGACGCAATTGTTGTGATACCTTTAAATAAACCGGCATTAAATCCTCTTGCATATTCACTACTACAACTTGGGTAGGTGTGGCAGATAAGGTATTAAGAATACCCGCCTTTAACAACCGACTAATTAACCGAGTTAAACCAATAGAAATACCCACACCAGGCATTTTCTCACCTAAAAACATCCCCACTAATTCTTCATATCTGCCACCAGAACAGATACTACCCAAAGCTTCGTGTCCTATTAAAGTAGTTTCATAAACCGTGCCAGTATAATAATTTAAACCACGGGCAATAGATAAATCAATACAGAAACGTTTTTCAGAAACTCCTAAATTTCTAACTCCATTAATTACGGTTTCTAATTCACTAACTCCTAAATTAAATTCTTCAGCTTCTGGTAAATTTTCTGTTAGATGTTTGAGTTTATCTAAAACATCATCAACTATGCCATCAATTTTCACAAACTCGATAATTTTCTCAGTTTTTTCTGGGGAAATACCGGATTTTTCTAACTCTTGTTTAACTTTAGCTTCCCCAATTTTCTCTAAATTATCAATAATACCAATACAGGCTTTAATTTGATTTTCTGCAACTCCCACTGACTGAAAAAAACCAGTCAGAATTTTTCTGTTATTGATGCGAATAACAAAATCACCAATATTAATTGCTTCAAATATTTCAGTGATAATTGCAGGCATTTGGGCATCATATAACAAACTGAGTTTACCACGAGCTACCACATCAATATCACATTGACGGAATTGCCGAAAACGTCCATCTTTTGCCCGTTCACCACGAAAAACCATATCCATTTGATAACGAGCAAAAGGAAAACTTAATTCATTTAAGTGACGCGCAATATAAGCCGCAAAGGGAACAGTTTGATCAAATTTTAAAGCCCTTGCTTCTGAACCAGTTTCCCCTGATTTATCCTTTTCGGCTTGGCGATTTGGTGGTAAAATAGGCTCAATTCCATATATTATGTTATCACCTTGATTTCCCTTCGCTTGCAGCACTTCCAACCGTTCTACTGCTGGGGTTTCAATCGGTGTAAAACCATAGCTTTCAAATACACGCCGAATTATATCAAGTAAATATACTTCTAAGCGCTTTTCGCTGGGTAGAAATTCGGGAAAACCGCTAGGGGTAAAAAAGTTTATTTTGTCGCTTTTTGTCATGCCTATACCTTGTCAAGTCGAAATTTTGGATATATTGCAATCCTACATTAAACAACTTGGGGATTTACAGGCAAGATTTATTCTGAGAACAGAAATTAGGAAATACTCAATTCATTTATAAAGTTTAAGTAAATTTATTACTTGTTATAACTGTTTTTCTAAATTAGCAGTTATACTGAGGGATATAGTAGCAAATAAAAAACCGTAAATTAATATAACTAGGTTACTAAGACTCTCATTTTTTTGATGCAGAATAAAAAAATACCAAGCAGATAAACAGCAGATAGTTGTGAAAGTGACCAATTTGAATAATTCAAATACTGGTCTGCAAGAATTAGCACCGTTAGCAAGTAGTAAATTAGGTAAGGAAGGGCTGGCATTCCCTGAGTCGTTATTATTACCTGCAACTAATCATCATCAACAGGAATCGTAAACAGCCACCAAATACCATCAATACTTTACTATCAATCCGTCTTCAGGGTTTGTGAAATTTGGATGTAGAATATTGACAAAACAGGTAGAAATAATTGATACTTACTTAATATCACTGATATTACACAGTAAAGCGATACCAAAAAGTAATTAAACCTGTTTTGAATTTCTTAAAAAGTTCTTTTGATCAGGCTTACTTAAAAGAAAGTTTTTAACGAAAACGTGCTTAAAAGAGAAAACTTTCACACAGAAATTTGGTTAGTTGTATCAGCTGATTGTTTTATTTACATCAGAAATAAAGTTCCATATCAAATCAACGAGGATAACGACGCATGAAGTACAGGATTAAATCCGCCTTTCAAAAGTTAGCTACTACGGCAATAACTCTGTCTGGGGTTATGACTGCTGCCGGTATTACTCTTTCAGCCGAATCAGCCCAAGCACTTAATTTCACACTCGCTCCTGGGAATTTTAGCGTTACACAAGGTATAGGTGATAACAATGCGTCTTCAGGTATAGCAATCAACACGCAAGCTCCATCAAACGGATTCGGAGGTCTATTCACAAGTAATTTTCTGCTCTTGGGTGCGAATAGTAACGATGCGAACATACCTAATGACTCGCTTAGGAACAATAATAGTACAGCTACTTCAATTCCTTTTGCCATTAGTTCAACTGATGCTGATCAACCGATCACAGTAACCTTTAATTGGGCATTTCAGGGTAACGCCACAGGAGTTATTAATGACGCTGATAGTTTTAGTATCGTCATCCAAAACACTGATCCCAATGCTAATGATGCTGCAATAATTTTCCAGAGAACTCTCGTGACGACTGACTCTATTCCTGGTTATGGCTCTGTAACTAACCAAACAGGAGACATTATTCCCGCAAACTCTTTAACACCTGGAGATTACGAAATATTGATCTCTTTGAATGAAAATACCAATAATAGAAGTTCCGCCGCAGGTTTCAACAACATTACCGTTTCTACCCCTGGCACACCTGTTCCCTTTGGATTTTCCACAAATATGAGTTTGCTAGCATTCGGTGGAATGTTTTATGGCATGAATCAACTGAAAAAAAAGATGGCGGTAAAAAAGTTTCAGGCGTAAACATAAAAAACAATACTCCTGAGTTTAGGTTTTAGCCTCCAACACTTCAATAAATTGGGGGCTAAATTTTTTAAACTATCCTTAAAAAAGTGAGTAAATATATACTCAAAACGGCTTAATCATTTGATTCTATAGGTAAGGGTTTAGCACTGCTAAACCCCTACATATCCAGGTTTTTCGTAATCTTACAAAAGTCCATATCCCAATCGTGTTTAGTATAATGTCTTGTCGTCAACTAAATCTGCATTTGAAGACAGTAAAACTTCACTAACCTCTCATTAGGTTAAGTTGAAAACAAACTTGACATTTTTATTTTTGACTTCTGTAACCTATTATTTTTCTTACTCTCCATCATTAAACCACCAAGGGTCTTTATTAGTATTAGTTTTAATCAAAAAAGCTTTTTTTCGCATAAACCGTTTTAACGCTAC contains the following coding sequences:
- the hisS gene encoding histidine--tRNA ligase produces the protein MTKSDKINFFTPSGFPEFLPSEKRLEVYLLDIIRRVFESYGFTPIETPAVERLEVLQAKGNQGDNIIYGIEPILPPNRQAEKDKSGETGSEARALKFDQTVPFAAYIARHLNELSFPFARYQMDMVFRGERAKDGRFRQFRQCDIDVVARGKLSLLYDAQMPAIITEIFEAINIGDFVIRINNRKILTGFFQSVGVAENQIKACIGIIDNLEKIGEAKVKQELEKSGISPEKTEKIIEFVKIDGIVDDVLDKLKHLTENLPEAEEFNLGVSELETVINGVRNLGVSEKRFCIDLSIARGLNYYTGTVYETTLIGHEALGSICSGGRYEELVGMFLGEKMPGVGISIGLTRLISRLLKAGILNTLSATPTQVVVVNMQEDLMPVYLKVSQQLRQAGINVVTNFEKRPLGKQFQAADKQGIQFCVIIGADEAAAEKSSLKDLKSGEQVEVALVDLAAEVKRRLV